The DNA region CCCTAACCCACCCCCCCATgacagggacccccccccccccaacatggcgacgccgccggccccgcccacTCACCGCGCGTCCGCGGCCCCCCACTCTCCGCCGGGCCCCTTCACGGCTCCGCTCCGCGCGCTTCCGCGCATGCGCGCTGACGCCCAGCACCGCCCCTTCGCCAATCAGAGAGCGAGACCCACCAGGGAGGCGGGCCCAAAGCCGTTCCTCGGCGAGGCCGGCGCTCCTCGCCCGCCTCATTGGCTTCTGCCTGCTGTCCGTCGccgctccctcccttcccattGGCCGaggcgcggcgggagcgggaggtTCGCTCTCCCGCCGCTCTGAGGCCGGCCGCCTGGGTCCCCCCCGCCGGACCCCCCCGGGACCCGGGGAACCGGCCTGGCGTCCGGCCCCGCTCTGGGCGCCATGGAGCGGCAGCGGGAGGTGAAGGTCCTGCTGAAGCGGTGGGAGGCGGCTTTCCTCCGGGAGCGGCGGAGGAAGCCCGGCCAGGTgcccggcgggggggcggggggcgtgGGATCGAGCCCCTTCCACCCCCCGAGATCgagcccttcccccccccaggaTCGaagccccttccccccccgggatcgagccccttccctccccaggatcaggccccttccccccccccggatcgagccccttctcccccccgggatcgagccccttccccaggatcgagccccttccccccccaggatcgagccccttcccccccaggatcgagccccttccctgggatcgagccccttcccccccgggatcgagcccccccccccccccgggatcgagccccttccccaggatcgagccccttccctgggatcgagccccttccctccccgggATCGAGTCCCCCCCGGatcgagcccccccccccaggatcgAGCCCCTTCCCTGGGATCGAGCCCCTTCCCCAGGATCAAGCCCCTTCCCCCCTGGGATCGagccccttccccccaccccgggatcgagccccttcccccccccaggatcgagccccttcccccccgggatcgagccccttccctccccaggatcaggccccttccccccccccggatcgagccccttcccccccccgggatcgagccccttccccaggatcgagccccttcccccccccaggatcgagccccttcccccccaggatcgagccccttccctgggatcgagccccttccccccccgggatcgagccccccccccccgggatcgAGCCCCTTCCCCAGGATCGAGACCCTTTCCCCCCAGGATCGAGCCCCTTCCCTGGGAtcgagccccttccctccccgggatcgagcccccctccccgggatCGAGCCCCCCCCCCGGGATCGAGCCCCCCCCCCAGGATCGAGCCCCTTCCCTGGGATCGAGCCCCTTCCCCAGGATCAAGCCCCTTCCCCCCCTGGGATCGagccccttccccccaccccgggatcgagccccttcccctccccaggatcgagccccttcccccccccgggTTCGAGCCCCCTTCCCTGGGAtcgagccccttccccccccgggatcgagccccttcccccccaccccgggatcgagccccttcccagggatcgagccccttcccctccccaggatcgagccccttccccccccgggttcgagccccttccccccctgggatcgagccccttcccccccctggGATCAAGCCCCTTTCCCAGCCGGCTGCCAGCCATGGGCTCCAGCCCACACCCGGCTTGGGCCGGTGAAACCTCCCGGGTgtcccctggggagggctgtgtccccccccacctcGCCGGGAGCCCGTTGACCCGGCCCTGGCTCCTGCAGCCCCTTTTCGGCGACATTAAAGCCGAGAGAGGCTCCCCTGGCCGAGGCCAGTGCTGCTTCTTTTTCGGTGAGGAGCGTCCCGTACCCAAAGAAATCACGGGAGAACAGGCGTCCCGGAGTCGGGAACAGGCGTGACGCTGCCCCAGCCgccctttcctttaaaaaaacaaccccaaaacagcaaaaaaacacaccccaaccccccccccccccccccccagccctctctCGTTCTACCGTAGCGGAAAATAACCACCGTTCGCTCCGTCGCCCGAAATAACGACCTCTCGTGTGTTTGCCTCGCAGGCCGACATCGAGGCTGCTCCGGAGGACACCAGGCGTGagtgccggccccgccgccgccgtcccccggGGGTATTTTCGGCTCCCGGATGGTGctgggctcccccccccccccacgccgcCGCAGCGGGCGGCAGGAGCTGTGGGTGCTTCCCGGGTGGGGGTGACGCCTCGTGCCGAGCCGGACCCTCGTCGTCAGGACGGTTTGACGTCAGGGaaatttggggcggggggggggatgtctTTCGGCGGCGCGTGGGGATGCGGGAACTGCTGGGGGTTTTCCGGTAAGTACCAGAGACGCTAAAAACCAGCCTTGATGATCCGTCGCAGGGCTCTACGAGGAGTACAAGACGCTCAAACGGCAGGGCGAGGAGTCGGATCCCTCCCGGAGAAACCCCTCCGGCCGACCGGCAGCCCAGGAGCCCCCAACCGCCGAGCAGGTACGGGAGAAACCCCTCGTTTTGGCCTTGGGTTTTATCTCCGGGAGCCTcgaacacacacaccccccccagccctccccgagACTCGCCCTTGATGCGAACGCTTCGGGGTGTTTCCGCTTCGCCCTTTACCGCAGGCAAAGCCCTCTTCGTCCCGCCCGTTTCTCAGGGGTTTATTTGACCTTTGCAGGGAAAATGGGCTGATTAGCGCCGTATAATGCCTGTTTTTGACTTAGCGGACGAATAAGACGCCCCAAACAGAGCATTATAAAGAGGCCGCGGGGGCGGGAGATCCAGCGCCCCGCGATCCCTCATGCCCTTCACCGCTCGCCGGCGGCCAGGCTGCCGAAAGCCCGGGCTCGTTTTAACCGGCCTCTTAACGAGGCGACGATCGAGCCAACCCCTGTGCTCAGGCTGAGGTGTTAAATGCCCCAGAGCTCCCATTTCTCGCCCCAAACCGCGCTGGATGCGCTGCCTGCAGCCGAAAGATGCCGCGGCACCGGTAACACCGCGCTGCTTCTCCAGCGGCTTTCTCCTCTCGGAGGTATCGGGGCTCGTCTCCGCGATAGGATTCACGGGTTTGGGTTTAAAAGTTTGGATTTAACAGGGTTTCGGATTCAGTGGTTGGATTTAATGGTTTGCGGTATCCTTGCAGGCGCCGGACTCCGGTTGTTGGGGCGCGCACCTGAACCGGCAACCAAAAACCCCCGGGCCGAGCGCCGCGGCCGCGCCGTGCCGAAAGCCTCGGCGCAGTACTACGGGATGAAGCTGAAATCCAACCTGGGAGctgccgggaaggtcagggccGGCCAGGGATCGGTGCCACGGCCCAGAGAGAAGCTTCTCGtgacccttttttcccctctctggccGCTCCGAAATGGCGGCCCCCTCTCCGCCAGAGCCCCCCCGAAATGGCGGCTCCCTCCCGCCAGAGCCCCCCGAAATGGCGGCTCCCTCCCGCCAGAGCCCCCCGAAATGGCAGCCCCCTCTCCACCAGAGCCCCCCCGAAATGGCAGCCCCCTCTCCACCAGAGCCCCCCCGAAATGGCGGCTCCCTCCTGCCGTTAGCTGGGGGGTGGGGAGCGCCCACAAACGCCGGCGGCGAAGGTCCTGTTCGATTCGGGGAGGCGGGGTGCGGAGTTTCGGTGCGGACAATCTGACCCCCGCCTGTCCTTCCCCCCCGTCCGCAGGAGATACCCCTGACCCCGAGGAGGACCCCGACTCCCAGGAGGAGCCCGGCTGTCCCCGGGCTTCAGTCAAATTCAGGGACAGGTGACAAAGGCACGGCGCCAGCGGAGGCTTCGCAGAGCGAGGGAGGCGAGCCGGGAgatctcctccttcctccctcggTGTCGGGGCTGGCCCCCATCATCCTCACTGCGGGTTGAaacccccccgccgcctcccgccgaaTAAATTCCAGCGCTGAAGCAGACGGTGGCGCGGAGACTGGCTCGCTGGATCCCGCCTGGCTGCAGAGGTGCCAGGGGACACCCGGGAACGAAGGGACGATGCTGGGTGTGgcggaggaggggagcggggagaggtCGGACGGGCCCccccagagcaggagcagggTGGCGGGGGACCGTCGGTGGGAGATTCTGGAAGGAAAAGGCCACGCGGAGACAGAGACGGTGGAGACGACGCAGCGGCTCCCCCGAAGCTCAGGCGGTGCCGCCGAGGCTCGGCCGAGGGAGTGTTCGGCGCTGCCGGCGGGCTGAAGCAgagcgaggaggaagaggaggaggaagagcgcGTGGCGGCCCAAAAGGAGAGCGAGAAGGTGTCGGATCCCTCGGAAAACATCCTGGgggagttggaggaggaggaggaggaggaagagcccaGATCCGCCCGCAGAGCCGTCGCTGCCAGGTAGGTCCTGCCGACTTCCCGGCGATGCCGGTGTGCCGGCGGTGCTGCCGGGCGCTCGTGCCGCAGGTTCACCTGCCTCGGCGCAGCTCACGGCTCGCTTCAAACTCCCGCCGCGGcagagtgggggggggggtggttatGTTGCCGGAGCCCTTCAGGTCCCGGCCCCTGCCAGCGTTCCCTCTTGGACACGAAGCCGGGAATGAAACCGAACCGAACGCGGGCTGCGGCGCTGCCTCCTGGCGCTCGAAAGGGCCGAAACGTGGCGGGAAAAGGACGCCGAGGGAGCCAAGGGGGCTTTTTCCCATCCGTTTCTATAAATAGCgagctgttttttcccctaattCCTCCTTCTTTGCGTTAGGTCGGGAATTTCGGAGGAGGGAAGGAATAAgtttgggggcggggggcgctTTTTAGCCCTGCGTGCCTTtcgcctcccccccgcccgccccgagcGTCCGCGTCGCCTTCAGTCACGTTTAAGGGATGAAAGAGTTAGAGATTATTTCCCTCGAAGCCCTTTCGCCGGCAGGGCGCCGGGGCTCTGCCCGCTCCTGCCCGCACCCAGCGCGGGCAGGAGCTGGGGTTGGGGGGCGCGGAGAGGACGGGGACCCGATGACACCCCCCGGGGCTGCCGCACGCGGGCAGGGGGTTCCTAGCCAACCTCTCTTCCCCGCAGAGCACCCCCGCAGAGAGGCGGCAACTTCGTCAGGCTTAACCTGAAGAAGAAATCTCACGTCCGAGGTTACGCCCTGCGGGGAAATCGCCTTCGCAAGCAGGTAACGTCCCGCCCGGCGGCTGCCTCGGCGCTGCCGGCGTCTCCCCGGGGCATCGCCGAAAGCCTCCGGCCGGCCGGGACCGCGCTGCTCGCCCCCCTCTCGCCCGTTTCCAGTCAAATTTAAACTCCTCCGGTCCAGGATGAATTTAAAACTCCCCCAGCTCTCGCTCGTCTTCACGTTGGTCTCTGAATTTCCCTATTTTACCTTTTAGTTAATTGACCTTTATTTTTGAGTCGTCCCCAGCTCTGTGACGGCGCAGGAGAGCGGCGCAGGCAGGAGGCACGGctcagctccctgccctgcccgccgctgccTGACTTCTCGGCCTTTTCAGCATCAGCTCTGCAACGAAAAGCtaggattgtattttttttaatagctcccCTTTAATTAATGTGAAATCCTTCGGGATCATCTCTTGGGGGAGGCAAGCATCAGCTGGAAGAAAATTGCCTTTAGTCTTTAAAGCTTGGCGTGTTTATGCAGCGCTTTGGCAAACGCCCGGCGCCGGGGTGaagtaaaatataataaaaatatgcttttattaacaataaaagtataaaaataacgGGAGACGGTCCCGCTTCGCAGGTGTGGAAGCAGAAGTGGCGGAAGAAAGCGGAGCGGTTCGGGGGAGGCGGCGGATCCGTCGACCAAAGCTCGGACGTCTGCTTCAGGTGCGGCGGGACGGGGCACTGGGCCTCGGCGTGCCGGGGCCGAGGTAAGGCTCTGAGCGCCGTATTACGGGGTTGGTTTGGCAAAGCCCTGGGTCGGGtttaggctctggctgtgccggagCGGAGGCCGGAGGATGGGGAGCGTCGGTCGGGCTTtcccacctccccctccgctgttGGCTTAAGGATTTTCAGGGATAATAACTCGTGGGAAGAGGGTGAAAAGATGAGGCGGTTTCTTTACCGTGGATTTAAGTAGAGAAGGGACCCGTTTCCCGCCCGCAGAGACGGCTGCCGGCCCACTGCCAGAGGAGAGCGGCCACGCcgatgaagaggaggaggctcCCCTGCCCACGCTGGAAGAAGTGGCTCGCAGGACCAACACCGTCTGCCGAGAGCTCTCCGGTGAGGCCCCGTGCCTTGCCGGGCTGCCGGCTTGCCTCGCTCTCCGCTGACACGCCGTGGCTGGCACTGGGATGAACCCCGGGAGACGCGGAACCGTTTCCTTTTCCCCCTGGGAAGTTCGTTTGTGCTCCCCGGAGGGTTTGCCTGGGATCAAAAGGTGGTTTTGGGCAGCCTGGGTTTGTGCCGGGACGCGTCTCCTCCGGGAACGCCAGCCTAAAACACGGGCAGACTCAACGGCGCTTGCTCCTGCGCGGCGGTGGGCGTCCAGGCAGGGCAGGAAAAGCTGCCTGCGGGTCCCGACTGCTGCCTTCATCCCCGACAGAGAGCGGAGGCGGCGACCGGGAAAGATCCGAGAAGATTTTGGAGGCGACGACTTACCTGGATGTCCGGAGGCCGACGTACGagccgcccgctccccccgcaCCCATGGAGCCCCTCTACAGCCCGGGGCCGGAGGGGAAGGTGCGAGGTACGGCTCCCCGAGGCGCTCTGCGCGGGGCCGGCTGGGTTTCTCCCCTCTGGTCCCCGTCCGACTGGGGGTCCTTCCCCCCCGCAGAGACCCCGGAGGAGGTGTTTGAGGCTCTGAAGGCGTTGGGCTACAGCTCCTTCCGCCCGGGCCAGGAGGCGGCCATCATGAGGATCCTCTCGGGTGGGTTTggttccccaccccaccccaccccaccacgaCCTCCTTTCCTCCGCGGGGTTTGGGCTCCCCGTCATCCCCtcccgtgccgggcggtcgggtTGTCCCCCAGCTAAGTCCCCAACCCCTCGTTCCGCCAGGCCTGTCCACGCTGGTGGTGTTATCGACGGGGATGGGGAAGTCCCTCTGCTACCAGCTCCCCGCTTACCTCTACCACAAGCGCTCCAAGTGCGTCACCTTGGTCGTCTCCCCTCTGGTGTCCCTGATGGATGACCAGGTACCGCTCGGGTGTCCCGGttctcccgcccccgccccctgcGGGGACGCTGCTGGCTGCCGTGAAAGGCTCGCGTGAGCCCAAAACGGGGAGGTGGGTGTCCCAAGGGGGTTCCCCCCACCCACCCGCCCGTCTCCCCACGTCACCGGAGGCCAGCGTGTCCGCCCGCGGGGGGGTGACGGGCTTCGCTTCCAGGTCTCGGGGCTGCCGCCGTGCCTGAAGGCCGTCTGCATCCACTCCAACATGACCAAAGCCCAACGGGAAGCGGCGATGGAAAAGGTGAGGGACTGAGGGCTCCGAATTCTCTGGGGAGAACCGTGCCTGCGAGGGTCTCCCGGCGCTGCCGTGCCCCTGGAGCCGCGTGATCCCGGTGAGGGCAGCGCCGGACGGCTGCGGCGCCAGGTCCCGGGCCGGGCCGTTCCCCTGGGAGAGCGGGCGAAGCACCCCTTGTGCCGCTCTCCTTCCTGATCCGGTCTTCCCGGTGCAGGTGAGGCAGGGCGAGGCGCAGGTGCTGCTGCTGTCCCCCGAGGCCCTGGTTGGCGGAAGCGGATTGGGATCCGGCTGCCTGCCCTCCGCCGATCGCCTGCCGGCCGTGGCCTTCGCCTGCATCGACGAAGCTCACTGCGTCTCCGAGTGGTCCCACAATTTCCGTCCCTGCTACCTGCGGCTCTGCAAGGTGCGAGGAGAAGccgggaaggggtggggggaaagcgCATCCCGAGGGGAGGGAACCCGTCGGGGCGAGGAAGGGCGTCGGGCTCCCcgctttttccctcctcttggcAGGTTCTCCGGGATCGCCTGGGCGTGCGCTGCTTCCTGGGGCTGACGGCGACCGCCACCCTGGCCACGGCGCGGGACGTGGCCCAACACCTCGGCATCCCGGCGGAGGAAGGGATAACGGTGCGCTCCGCCGCCGTGCCCCCGAACCTGCGCCTCTCTGTCTCGATGGACAGGGACCGGGATCAGGTAGGGACGAGGACGGGTCTGAAGAAATGGGATTTGTCGCCGTGACGCTGGATCCGGGGTGGATCTTGGAAGAGGGAAGATCCCCGGCCTTTTCGGGGGGGAACCTGAGCCCCCTCCTCTGCCCGCAGGCCCTCATCTCCCTGCTGCGAGGGGAACGTTTCGGGTGCCTGGACTCCGTCATCGTCTACTGCACGCGGCGGGAGGAGACGGCTCGCATCGCGGCGCTCATCCGGACCTGCCTCCAAGGAATGCCGCTCGAGGAGCCCGCCAGAaccggggagccggggcgggaCGCTGCCGAGAGGAAGAAAGCGAAGGGTAGGCGTCACGGCCTCGCTCTCCGAAAGGAGTGAGAGGCCAAAATGTCCCCGCCCGGTGAATCCACACCGGAACGGAGATTCCCTAGGGAATGAGCTGCGCTTGCGGGACTCTCCACGGAGGTTTCTGGCTCCGTCGGCCGCTTCACCCCGGGAGAGAGCGCTGCTCCCGACGGCAGCAAAGCATTTATCGTCCCCCCGCCCGCCTCGGAGGCTTTCAGGCCGGGCTTTGGTTTTTCTGGTGACGGCCGATGCCGAGGGGTGCTTGGCCGCCGTCGTTAATAAGGCTCGATGCTGGGTTTAGCACGCAGGGAGCCTTCGTCGTGCGGCTCTTgcgggggttttttgggtttttttttttcttttccaaacctcGCAGCTGCGACTTGGGAGTCTTTTATTCTCCCTCGAAATCCCCACCGTGATTCCGTGGCTGAGCTCTGCCTCGCTGGAAGCGTTCGGCCCTCGGGGATCCTCTCCCTCGCCTGCTTTGTTTGCTGAAGCTGGGCGAGCTCGTGCCATCCCCCTTCCAAACCAGCCGGGGCTTGACGACTTCTGGCAGCTAACGAGGAGCTCGCACCCCTTcgctggggagcagcagccctgctcccgcCTGCAATAtaccccctccccggggccgaTTTCTGCCCGGGCAGAGTTTCCTGCCGTTTGC from Aptenodytes patagonicus unplaced genomic scaffold, bAptPat1.pri.cur scaffold_605, whole genome shotgun sequence includes:
- the RECQL4 gene encoding LOW QUALITY PROTEIN: ATP-dependent DNA helicase Q4 (The sequence of the model RefSeq protein was modified relative to this genomic sequence to represent the inferred CDS: inserted 2 bases in 2 codons; substituted 1 base at 1 genomic stop codon), which translates into the protein MERQREVKVLLKRWEAAFLRERRRKPGQADIEAAPEDTRRLYEEYKTLKRQGEESDPSRRNPSGRPAAQEPPTAEQAPDSGCWGAHLNRQPXNPRAERRGRAVPKASAQYYGMKLKSNLGAAGKEIPLTPRRTPTPRRSPAVPGLQSNSGTGDKGTAPAEASQSEGGEPGDLLLPPSVSGLAPIILTAGXNPPAASRRINSSAEADGGAETGSLDPAWLQRCQGTPGNEGTMLGVAEXGERGEVGRAPPEQEQGGGGPSVGDSGRKRPRGDRDGGDDAAAPPKLRRCRRGSAEGVFGAAGGLKQSEEEEEEEERVAAQKESEKVSDPSENILGELEEEEEEEEPRSARRAVAARAPPQRGGNFVRLNLKKKSHVRGYALRGNRLRKQVWKQKWRKKAERFGGGGGSVDQSSDVCFRCGGTGHWASACRGRETAAGPLPEESGHADEEEEAPLPTLEEVARRTNTVCRELSESGGGDRERSEKILEATTYLDVRRPTYEPPAPPAPMEPLYSPGPEGKVRETPEEVFEALKALGYSSFRPGQEAAIMRILSGLSTLVVLSTGMGKSLCYQLPAYLYHKRSKCVTLVVSPLVSLMDDQVSGLPPCLKAVCIHSNMTKAQREAAMEKVRQGEAQVLLLSPEALVGGSGLGSGCLPSADRLPAVAFACIDEAHCVSEWSHNFRPCYLRLCKVLRDRLGVRCFLGLTATATLATARDVAQHLGIPAEEGITVRSAAVPPNLRLSVSMDRDRDQALISLLRGERFGCLDSVIVYCTRREETARIAALIRTCLQGMPLEEPARTGEPGRDAAERKKAKAKKSVRRPPKWIADAYHAGLSAAERRRVQKSFMSGQLRVVVATVAFGMGLDKPDVRGVVHYNMPKNFESYVQEVGRAGRDGEPAHCHLFLDPEGGDLQELRRHIYGDTVDFFTVKKLVQKVFSPCKCLELHQKHQDVVGDREVEDAEMAELLEEEEEDGSAARQSGQRRRRVCYKHERAIPVQQTVESLDIREEGIETLLCYLELHPQRWLELLPPTYSSCRLLCYGGPRQLRAVARSSPPIAVFLARERLAGRDHGHASSLEFDVVSLSDSMGWEVALVKRALRQLQWDPHLRQGSRGEGKSGVLVEFGDLSFHLRTYGDLADRELDSVCDFLHQRVVAREKMALGQLRACFRAFQSVAFQTCGPHPADEEEERSSCLKALLSNYFQKEPAGEQAERGCEEEEEEEGLGDAKLREQESQIRADIRHFLAVRPDEKFSGRAVARIFHGIGSPCFPAQIYGRDRRFWRKHLPFDFHRLARLAAEEILAGR